In one window of Buteo buteo unplaced genomic scaffold, bButBut1.hap1.1 HAP1_SCAFFOLD_130, whole genome shotgun sequence DNA:
- the LOC142028056 gene encoding uncharacterized protein LOC142028056 produces the protein MDRETVEKEAFQEGDSHAVPVSDEKTGAIQSTGVPVAVLSSPGEAHHARRYEFSPKSAGVDDKRNTNAVDPQDFRYYCIEGAVAVLGSVLFGMILCCVICLWRKRRRRLSAASRAWSDTSSCSSGLDSRSSRCSTPESWTRQQEPSPVPAKPAPLPQSSRERASASPDSRPARPPPPRPSWLSNSASRLLRDQPSDLEPPEELKPPARAPSPSRRPSCKGLSQPHQGMGLGYNDRLLTDSFRDRPFVSE, from the exons atGGACCGTGAGACTGTGGAGAAGGAGGCGTTTCAGGAAGGAGATAGTCACGCAGTGCCAGTCTCTGACGAAAAAACAGGGGCAATTCAATCAACAGGCGTGCCAG tggcagtgctgtccagccctggagaagccCACCACGCCAGGAGATATGAATTTTCTCCAAAGAGTGCAG GTGTGGAtgacaagagaaacacaaatgctgTGGATCCTCAAGATTTCCGGTACTACTGCATAGAAGGCGCCGTGGCGGTCTTGGGCTCCGTGCTGTTTGGGATGATACTGTGTTGTGTGATCTGTCTGTGGAGGAAGAGACGACG gcgCCTCTCCGCAGCTTCGCGAGCCTGGTCCgacaccagcagctgctcctcggGCCTGGACAGCCGGAGCAGCCGCTGCAGCACCCCGGAGAGCTGGACCCGACAGCAAGAGCCATCACCTGTGCCTGCAAAACCGGCCCccctgccacagagcagcagggaacgGGCCTCCGCCAGCCCGGAcagccgcccggcccgcccgcctccACCCCGGCCCTCATGGCTGTCCAACTCAGCCAGCCGGCTGTTGCGGGACCAGCCCAGCGACCTCGAGCCCCCAGAGGAATTGAAGCCACCCGCCCGCGCCCCAAGCCCATCGCGCCGGCCCTCCTGCAAGGGCCTGAGCCAGCCCCACCAGGGTATGGGTTTGGGCTACAATGACAGACTCCTGACGGACAGCTTCAGGGATCGACCATTCGTGTCCGAGTAA